Within Bradymonas sediminis, the genomic segment CCGGCGCCGCACCTTTGCCATCATCTCGCATCCCGACGCGGGTAAGACGACGCTCACCGAGAAGCTGCTGCTCTACGGCGGGGCGTTGCACCTGGCCGGCAGCGTGAAGTCGCGCCGCGCGGCCAAGCACGCGGTCAGTGACTGGATGGAGATGGAGCAGCAGCGCGGCATCTCGATCACCTCGAGCGTGTTGCAATTCGAGTATAAGAAGCATTTCATCAATCTTCTGGACACCCCGGGGCATGCCGACTTCTCCGAGGATACCTACCGCACCCTGGCCGCCGCCGACAGCGCGGTCATGCTCGTGGACGTCGCCAAGGGCGTGGAGCCGCAGACCATCAAGCTCTTTAAGGTCTGCAGCATGCGCAAGATGCCGGTGTTCACCTTCGTCAATAAGATGGACCGCTACGGGCGCCAGCCGCTGGAGATCATCGAGGAGATCGAGACGGTCCTGGGCATCGGGGTGGTGCCGATCAACTGGCCGATCGGCATGGGAAAAGACTTCAAGGGCGTCTACGACCGCATGACCAAAGAGGTCATCCTCTTTGACTCCGAGGGCACCCACGGCGAGGCGATCGTCGACGCCAAGACGATCCAAATCGAGGACCCCAAGCTGGCCACCATCCTGGGCGACAAGGGCTACGCCAAGCTCTTGGAAGAGATCGAGCTTTTAGAGATCGCAGGCGAACCCTTCGACCTGGAAAAGGTGCGCAACGGCGAGCAGTCGCCGATGTTCTTCGGCAGCGCGATGACCAACTTCGGGTTGGCTCCCTTTCTGAAATATTTCGTCGAGATGGCGCCCTCCCCCGAGGACGTCAAGAACCCGCCGGTGTCGCCCACGCGCCCGGACTTCTCCGGATTTATCTTCAAAATCCAGGCGAATATGAACCCGAGCCACCGCGACCGCATCGCGTTTATGCGCATCACCTCGGGGCGCTACACCCGCGATATGCAGGCGCACCTGCTGCGCGAGAATCGCACGATGAAGCTGGGCTACCCGCAGCAATTTATGGCCAGCGAGCGCGAGCTGGTCGAAGAGGCCTACGCCGGCGATATCCTCGGGCTTTATGACCCGGGTTATTTCAAGATCGGCGACTCCCTATCGACCGGCGATCCGGTCGAAGCCCGCGAGATCCCGCGCTTTAGCCCGGAGCATTTCGCCGTGGTCGAGCTCAAAGATCCGCTGCGCCGAAAGCAGCTCGACAAGGGCCTCAACCAGCTCAGCGAAGAGGGCGCCATTCAGGTCTTCCGCCAGCCGCATGTGGGCAACCAGACCATCGTCGGGGCGGTCGGTATCCTGCAATTTGAGGTGCTTAAACATCGCCTGGAGCACGAATATAACGTCAAAGTGCTGCTGCGCACCCTCGGGTTCAAGCACGCGCGCTGGATCGGCGGGGAGTTCGACGAGGCCAAATTCGAGCGCCAAGACTACACGATGGTCCTCAAAGATCGCGAAGATTTGCCCATTCTCCTACTCCGAAACGATTGGGCGCTTAACTTCGTGCGCAATAACGAGCCGGGCATCAAATTATTGACCAACCCGCCGGGCACCCCGGGGCTTGAAGAGCTTCACGGAAAGGGCTGGGGTTTCTGATAAATTTGCGCCTCGGCCGGTGCTCTGTTAGCTATACGCCGGTCAAGTATAGGTTCAAAAATTCAATGCGATTGGAGATGACGATGGTGCCGAGCAAACAGTTCTTATATTCGGGGATGTCCCTCCTCCTGGCCCTGAGCCTGGCCGCCAGCGGTTGCGCCGAAGCCGACGTCGCGGTGGACGAGGACGCCCAGAGCACCAACAACGTCCCCTCCAATAACCAGCCGGACACCGGCCGGGTCGACGTGCCCACGCCGGCGCCCGTGGCGAGCATCGAGGCCACGCCGTCGACCGGCATCGCGCCGCTTCAGGTGGCGTTTTCGGCGCAGGTCAGCTCGGGCTCGGGCGCCTATGATTATGCCTGGGACTTCGGGGACTCACAGACCTCCGACGCCAAGAGCCCGTCGCACCTCTACGAGACCCCGGGCACCTTCGAGGCCACGCTGGTGGTGACCGACCGGGCGACCTCCAAGATCAGCAACACGGCCAAAGCCAGCATCCGCGTGGGCGACTACGACTCCCCGCTGGTGTCGGCCAGCGCCTCGCCCAGCCGCGGCGCGGCGCCGTTGAGCGTGTCGTTTACGACCACGACCACCGGCGGCAGCACGCCCTATTCCTATGTGTGGAATTTCGGCGACGGCACGCCCGCCTCGAGCGCGCAGGCGCCCTCCCACGAATACACCACCCCGGGCACCTACACCGCCACGGTCACGGTGACCGACGCCAACGGCAAGACCGACAGCGACCAGGTCGAGGTCGAAGTTGAAACGACCGCGATTTTCCGCGTCGAATTAACCGCGAACCACACCAGCGGCCTGGCGCCGCTGAGCGTCACCTTCGCCAGCCAGATCCAGGGCGGCGAATCCCCCTATACCTACGCCTGGGATTTCGGCGACGGCGCGACCTCGACGACCTCATTGCCCTCGCATACCTTTAATACGCCCGGCTCCTATAATGTTGAGCTGACCCTCACCGACGCCAACGGCGCGGTGGCAACCAACACCGTTTCGATCGAAGTCCAGGCGCCCGACGCGCTGATCGTGAACCCGTCGGCGAGCCCCGACCACGGCATCGCGCCGCTTACGGTGCAATTTCAGGGGGACGCCTCCGGCGGCAGCGGCACCCTCGAGTATCAATGGAATTTCGGCGACGGCCAAACCTCGACCGAGAAGAACCCGCGCCATATCTACGTGTCAGCCGGCTCCTACACCGCCTCATTGGTCGTCACCGACGCCCTGGGCACCACCGCCAACGGCTCGGTGAACATCGAAGCCGGCAGCGACCTGGT encodes:
- a CDS encoding peptide chain release factor 3, encoding MSPASTTELSPKKLKREVARRRTFAIISHPDAGKTTLTEKLLLYGGALHLAGSVKSRRAAKHAVSDWMEMEQQRGISITSSVLQFEYKKHFINLLDTPGHADFSEDTYRTLAAADSAVMLVDVAKGVEPQTIKLFKVCSMRKMPVFTFVNKMDRYGRQPLEIIEEIETVLGIGVVPINWPIGMGKDFKGVYDRMTKEVILFDSEGTHGEAIVDAKTIQIEDPKLATILGDKGYAKLLEEIELLEIAGEPFDLEKVRNGEQSPMFFGSAMTNFGLAPFLKYFVEMAPSPEDVKNPPVSPTRPDFSGFIFKIQANMNPSHRDRIAFMRITSGRYTRDMQAHLLRENRTMKLGYPQQFMASERELVEEAYAGDILGLYDPGYFKIGDSLSTGDPVEAREIPRFSPEHFAVVELKDPLRRKQLDKGLNQLSEEGAIQVFRQPHVGNQTIVGAVGILQFEVLKHRLEHEYNVKVLLRTLGFKHARWIGGEFDEAKFERQDYTMVLKDREDLPILLLRNDWALNFVRNNEPGIKLLTNPPGTPGLEELHGKGWGF